AAGACCGCATCGGCGTCGATGTCGGTCTGCACACCGGCCTGCGCGCCATTGATTCCCTGATGCCCTGCGGCATCGGTCAGCGCGTGGGTATTTTTGCCCCCGCGGGGTGCGGCAAGACGTCGTTTCTGAATGCGCTGATGGCCGGGGTCGAGGTGGAGACGACCGTCATTGCCCTGATCGGCGAGCGTGGACGCGAAGTGGTGGAAATCGTTGACGAGCTGCGTGCGTCGCCCGGTGCGCAACGCTGCGTCGTGATTTTCGCGACGTCCGATGCACCGGCCGTCACGCGCCGCAATGCGGCATTGCTCGCGACCACGGTGGCCGAGCACTTCCGCGATCGGGGGCACCGTGTGGCGCTCTTCGTCGACTCTCTTACGCGCTATGTGCGAGCGTGCCGCGATCTGGCGCTGGCTACCGGCGAGTTGCCGATGCGCGCGGGTGTGCCGGCCTCCGTCTACACCAGTCTGCCGCAACTGCTGGAGCGCGCCGGTGCGTCCAAAAGGGGGAGCATCACGGCGTTCTACACGGTGTTGATGGAAGACGAAGAGATGCCCGATCCGATGGTCGAGGAAATTCGCTCGATTCTCGATGGACACATTCATCTGAGCGCGCAACTCGCGCACCGCAACCACTATCCCGCCATCGATGTCCTGCGCAGCGTGAGCCGGGTGGCAACGCGCGTCGCCGACAGCGAGCATCTGCGCGCCGCGGGTGCGTTGCGCACATGGCTGGCGCGCCTCGAATCGTTGCAGACGCTCGTGGATCTGGGCGAATACCGGCCTGGTGCGAACGCGCTGGACGACAAGGCGATGGAAGCGAAGCCGCAGATCGAGGCGTTCTTGCAGCAGGGCAAGGGCGAATGGTCGTCGCCCGAACAAACGCTGGAGAGGTTGCATGACATCGTGGGTTGAGGCGCGTCGTCTGTGCCGGGGCGCGTTGCAGATGAAGCAGTTGCAGGAGCGGGAGCTACAGAGCCTCTCGACGCAGGACACGCGTCTTGCCGAGCAGTACGCCGCGCTGGCCGCGCAGCGTGACGCAATCCTCGCGTTGATCGCTTCTTCGAAGCCTTCACAACTCGGATCGGATATCACGGGATTGCGCGGCGGCATGCGCGCCACGTCGATGTTGCGCCAACAGGCGCGCGACATCGACGTGACGCTCACGACGCTTGCGGAATCGAGAGAGCAACTCGCGACGGATCGCGAATTGACGGAACACGAGTGGCGCCGCTGGTGGAGGAAGGAGACGAAGTACAGCCGTCTGGCGAAGACGCTGCGCAGCGACGCACGCAAACGTCAGGCACACGTTGAGCGCGGAGAACTTGAGGAGCGTCAGTCATGGGGACCCTGAGTGGAGCAATCACGGCCGGAGCATCGGAGAACCCGGCGGGCACGGATTTGCAGGCATCCGGCGAAAAAACGATCCGGGAGCGTGTCGACGAGGAAATGCGCAAACGCCGGACCGAGCGGCGCGAGCGCGAGACCCCGCTCGACATCGCGCTCGCGTGGCTGACGCAGATGCCTGCGGATCGCGGGCCGCCGGTTTCGCTCGACAACCGGCGTGCGCTGTCGGGACCGGAGCGCGATAGCGAGACGTCGGAGCGCAAGCGGGCCGCGGAGGATGGCGAGCGTGCCGGGCGCCGTCTTCGCGAGGCGGCGGACGACGCAACAGCACGGCGCACCGCAAAGGCGCATGCGCCGGCCGAGCCGCAGCAGCCACGGGACCCGGCCACGACGACGGCGCTTTCCGCCAGGCCGGCAGACGCCGGCGCCGCAGGCACGTCGTCTGCCGGTGTGCCGTTGGCGTCGGCCCCGTCGGGCGAGCACAACGCACCGCGCGACGGGGCGCGCGCGACCGGCCCGGCAACCGCCGCCCCGGTCGCCGACGTCGCCGGCGTCACCGACGTCGTGAAGGCCCCCGATGCGAACCGGGGCCGCGATTCGCACCGGCGCGCGCGGGGCGATGGCGCGTCCGCAGGCACGATGGAAGCCCCGGCGCTGGCACTGGTGAACGGGCATGCCGGGGCATGGCAGCGTGCGGCGCAGGGCGCGCCCGCGCGGGTGCCGCGCGGCGCCTATGCGCAGGCCCGCCCGCCGGCCCACCCTCAGGTCGCCGGCAAAGGCGCCGGTGTTCGCGCCGTGCCCCTCGGCGACGGCCTGCGCTACGCGTTCGGCACGTGGGGCAACGGGCACTTCGTCACCGTGAACGTGGTGCAGACCGACGGCGGCCGGCGCTTCGTGCTGGGTGCGTCCGACCCGATCGTTCAGCGACGCCTGTCGGCCGCGCTGCCGGGCACGGCGGAGGGTCTCGCACCGCGCGGGGCCGGTGGCATCGGCCTGCATGCCGTGAAGGCGATTGCGCAAATGGACGACACCTCGGATGAGGTGTCCTGATGCTGACACTTCGCCGTATCGATGAGCGGATGACGCGCCTGAACGCGGCGGCCCGTGCATGGCGTGCGCGCGGCTGGCAGGCGTCGCTCGAACATATGCCGCGCATGGGGTCGTGGATGCAGGTGCAGGACTGCGCGCATACCTGGCAGGGGTGGGTCGAGCCGGGCATGTGGCTCGAAGGCGTTGCGCACGAACTTGCCTCACTCGCATGCAGCGCCGAGTCGGAACAGCTGGCGGCGCGTCTGTTCGCCGTGAGCGCCAACCCGCTGCACCTGCCGATGCCCGAATTGCGATACGACGGACTCGACGTCGGCGCGCCCGTCGAAGGCGCCGCGTTACCCGAGGCGATGCTGCTCAAGGTACACGCCGCGGAATGCCCCGTATGGCTCGCGCGGGTGCCGGACGTGAAGTGCAACGTGCCGCTGGACCTGCGCGGCGTACCGTTCCGGATCGATGTGGAACTTGGGCGCAGCCGTGCGCGGCTGGCGACGTTGCGCGGGGTGCGGCGCGGCGACGTTCTGATCGTGCGCGACGTGCAACGCCGGCTGAGTTGCGCGGGCAAGGTCATCGGCACTTATCAACGGGAAGAAGGGAACGCGATGCTGGAAACCTATCTGCATGACGACATCGACGACAGCGACGACATCGACGACATGACGCCGGACGACGAACCGGCGTACGACGCGGACGAACGTGGCGAGGGCATGGCCGGCATGGCCGGTATGGCACCGCACGAAGGTCGCGACCGGCAGCCTTCGTCTGCGGCGACGTTGCCCTTCGAGCAACTGCCGGTGGAACTCGTCTTCGTGCTGCAACGCGAGCGCATGACGCTTGCCGAATTGCAGCGGCTCGGCGACACGCGGGTGATGGCGTTGCACGCCGGTGCGGAGCAACGCGTGGAAGTGCGCGTGAACGACACCTTGCTCGCGCGGGGCGAACTCGTGCAGCTCGACGGCCGGCTCGGTGTCGAAGTGTCCGAATGGCTAATGGAGTCGAAGGGCGAGCGGGGACCGAGAGGGCCGGATCATGTGGACTGACATGCCGGTCATCGGTGTCCTGAGCTTCTTCACGTTGTTGCCTTTTCTGGTCGCCTCGGGGACCTGTTTCGTCAAATTTTCCATCGTGTTCGTGATGGTGCGCAACGCGCTCGGCCTGCAACAGGTGCCAAGCAACATGACGCTCAACGGCGCCGCGTTGCTGCTTTCGGTCTTCGTGATGCTGCCGGTCGCCACCGCGGTGCTCGACGCCTATCACGCCAACGCCGTGAATTTCGCCGACCCGAATTCGGTGCGACGCTTTCTCGACGACGGGCTTTCGCCCTACCGCGACTATCTGGTGAAGTACGCCGACCCTCAGCTCACGCAGTTCTTCGCACGTCAGGAGATGAGCCGCGACGGCGCGGACGTGCCCGTCGACGCCACGGCGCCGTCGATCTTCGCCCTGTTGCCGGCCTACGCGCTGACCGAGATCAAGAATGCGTTCACGATCGGCTTCTACCTCTACCTGCCGTTCGTCGTCGTGGATCTGGTCGTCTCCAGCGTGCTGCTCTCGCTGGGCATGATGATGATGAGTCCGGTGACGATCTCGGTGCCGATCAAGTTGATTCTTTTCGTGGCGATGGACGGGTGGTCGCTGCTGTCGCAGGGACTGGTTCGCCAGTATCTGCCGTGAGGACCTCGCGTGCTGGATAACCTGATCTTCGCGGGTAATCGCGCGCTTTACCTCGTGCTGATTCTCTCGGCCGGGCCTGTCGCGGTCGCGACGCTCGTGGGCGTGGCCATCGGTTTGCTTCAGACCGTGACGCAGGTGCAGGAGCAGACGCTGCCGTTCGGCCTGAAGTTGCTTGCCGTGTCGTTGAGCCTGTTCCTGCTGGCCGACTGGTACGGGGAGACGCTGGTGGCGTTCGGCGCGTCGATGATGCAACTCGCCATGGCGGGCAAAGCCTGAGATGGATCTGTCGCTGGTCTTCGCGCATCACGAAGGCATCATGGCGAGCGCAATCGCCTACGCCCGCGTCGCGCCATCGGTGTTCCTCCTGCCGATTCTCAACGGCAACGTGCTCGCCGGCGTGGTGCGTACGGTCGTCTCCATGTGGATCGCGGCCGGTGTCTGGCCGTACCCCTACGGCGCGCCGCTCGCGCTCGACGCGCCCATCGCGGTCGTGTTGCTGCGCGAGGCCGCCATCGGATTGCTGATCGCCATTGCCGTCGCCTTTCCCTTCTGGGTGTTTCACGCGTTGGGCGCTTACATCGACAACCAGCGCGGCGCCACGCTCAGCAGCGTGATCGACCCGGCGAACGGCGTCGATACCTCCGAATTGGCGGGCTTCTTTCAGTGGTTCGGTGCGGTGATTTATCTGCATCTGGGCGGCATGACGCTGTTGCTCGAACTGCTTGCCAGAAGCTATCGCGTCTGCGGGCCATTCGGGGCATGCACGCTGTCGGTCGCGCGCGTACACGCGTTTCTCGATGCCCTCGTCGGGCATGCCATTGTGCTTTCGGCGCCGGTCGTCGGCGCGCTGTTCCTGTCCGAAATCCTGCTCGGGCTGCTCTCGCGCTTCGCGCCACAGGTCAACGCGTTCGCGCTTTCGCTCACCATCAAGAGCGTGATCGGATTCACGATCTTGCTGATCTATTTCGCCGCGACGCTGCCCGAGGCGATCGTGCCGCTTTTCACGCGACCGGAGGATGTCGTGCGCTGGCTTTCGCCGTCCGCGGCCGGAACGGCGGGGACTTCAGGGAACTCGGGCGCATAGGGGACACAGGGGAACATAGGGGACATAGGGGCGAGAGCCATGGGCGAGAAGACGGAGAAGCCGACACAAAAACGGTTGCGCGATGCCGCGAAGAAGGGGCAGTCGTTCAAGAGCAAGGAACTGACGATGGTGACGCTCGTTTTCGTCGGCCTGCTCTTCGTGCTCTCGTCCGATCCCTTGCTCTGGCTGATGCAGGAATACCGGCAGGTACTGGCCGACGCAAAGTTCGCCAATCCGCAGGCGTTTGCGGTGAGGCTGTTCCGGCATGGACTCGAAGCGTTCATGCCGGTGTTGCTCGTGTGTATCGCCGCAGCGGTACTGCCCTCGTTGCTTCAGACGGGATTTCTCTGGGCAAGTCAGGCGCTCAAGCTCAATCTCGGGGCGATCAGTCCGTTGCACGGCGCCAAGCGCATCTTCAGCCTGAGAACGCTCAAGGACGCGCTCAAGTCGATTCTCTACCTGCTGAGTTTCGGTGCGATCGCCGCCGCGCTGTGGAGCCACGGCAAGGGCCTGCTGTTCGCACAGATCTACATGAGCCCCGCGGGCGTGGCCGCCGCCTGGGTCGCACTGGTGACGAAACTGGTATGGATCGCGCTGGTGTGCGTGGTCCCGATCGCCATTCTCGATGCGATGGTCGAGTTCTGGCTGTTCATGCGCGAGCAACGCATGGAGCGCCACGAAGTCAAACGCGAGCAGAAGGACGCCGACGGCAACCCGGAGATCAAGCAGCGCCGTCGTGCCATGCATACCGAACTGCTTTCCGAAGCCGTGAAGGCAGATATTCGCGAGTCGCGGCTCATCATCGCCAACCCGACCCACATCGCCGTCGGCATCTACTTTCGTCCCGACATTGTCGCAATGCCGTTCATCTCGGTCATGGAGACCAATGCGCGGGCCCTCGCGGTGCGGCGGTATGCCGAGTCGCAGGGCGTGCCGGTCGTCGGGGACGTGGCGCTTGCGCGCCGGCTGTACGCGACACATCGCCGCTACACCTTCGTTTCCATCGAATCCATCGACGCCATCATGCGCCTGCTCGTCTGGCTGGAGGACGTCGAAAGAGCGGGCATGCACGAGATCGACGACGCAAATGAGGGTGTGCCGGGCGACGCCGAAAGCCATGACATCGACAGGGCGAAGGACGAGGAAATGCCTGATTTGGCGCACGACGTGACGTCCGAGTCCGAAGGCGGCGCCGAAACCCCGCCGCATGAACCCCGGCGTGTGGCGCCACCCCGTCAGGAATCGCAGGGGGAGGCGCGTACAAAACCCGGTATTGGTGAGCACATTCGATAGAACGCTTTTTGGAAGTCTCCCAAAGGACGCGTTGCTTAAATGTTAATTATCGGGATGCCGGCAACGACGACGAGCGACACGGCGCAGGTCCCG
This is a stretch of genomic DNA from Pandoraea faecigallinarum. It encodes these proteins:
- the sctT gene encoding type III secretion system export apparatus subunit SctT, with the translated sequence MDLSLVFAHHEGIMASAIAYARVAPSVFLLPILNGNVLAGVVRTVVSMWIAAGVWPYPYGAPLALDAPIAVVLLREAAIGLLIAIAVAFPFWVFHALGAYIDNQRGATLSSVIDPANGVDTSELAGFFQWFGAVIYLHLGGMTLLLELLARSYRVCGPFGACTLSVARVHAFLDALVGHAIVLSAPVVGALFLSEILLGLLSRFAPQVNAFALSLTIKSVIGFTILLIYFAATLPEAIVPLFTRPEDVVRWLSPSAAGTAGTSGNSGA
- a CDS encoding EscS/YscS/HrcS family type III secretion system export apparatus protein produces the protein MLDNLIFAGNRALYLVLILSAGPVAVATLVGVAIGLLQTVTQVQEQTLPFGLKLLAVSLSLFLLADWYGETLVAFGASMMQLAMAGKA
- the sctQ gene encoding type III secretion system cytoplasmic ring protein SctQ, with product MLTLRRIDERMTRLNAAARAWRARGWQASLEHMPRMGSWMQVQDCAHTWQGWVEPGMWLEGVAHELASLACSAESEQLAARLFAVSANPLHLPMPELRYDGLDVGAPVEGAALPEAMLLKVHAAECPVWLARVPDVKCNVPLDLRGVPFRIDVELGRSRARLATLRGVRRGDVLIVRDVQRRLSCAGKVIGTYQREEGNAMLETYLHDDIDDSDDIDDMTPDDEPAYDADERGEGMAGMAGMAPHEGRDRQPSSAATLPFEQLPVELVFVLQRERMTLAELQRLGDTRVMALHAGAEQRVEVRVNDTLLARGELVQLDGRLGVEVSEWLMESKGERGPRGPDHVD
- a CDS encoding EscU/YscU/HrcU family type III secretion system export apparatus switch protein, translated to MGEKTEKPTQKRLRDAAKKGQSFKSKELTMVTLVFVGLLFVLSSDPLLWLMQEYRQVLADAKFANPQAFAVRLFRHGLEAFMPVLLVCIAAAVLPSLLQTGFLWASQALKLNLGAISPLHGAKRIFSLRTLKDALKSILYLLSFGAIAAALWSHGKGLLFAQIYMSPAGVAAAWVALVTKLVWIALVCVVPIAILDAMVEFWLFMREQRMERHEVKREQKDADGNPEIKQRRRAMHTELLSEAVKADIRESRLIIANPTHIAVGIYFRPDIVAMPFISVMETNARALAVRRYAESQGVPVVGDVALARRLYATHRRYTFVSIESIDAIMRLLVWLEDVERAGMHEIDDANEGVPGDAESHDIDRAKDEEMPDLAHDVTSESEGGAETPPHEPRRVAPPRQESQGEARTKPGIGEHIR
- a CDS encoding FliI/YscN family ATPase, with the translated sequence MASLTSRPLFVRRLSLVSRITGHTAEAHMPGVTIGEICDIRRAWRDAHVVGQAQVIAVYDDRAILSLFAATQGLSCDSALMPTGRQATCRVHDAWRGAVLDAAGSVVDRIDGKPLAPLRPSAPERPLLAPALPYEDRIGVDVGLHTGLRAIDSLMPCGIGQRVGIFAPAGCGKTSFLNALMAGVEVETTVIALIGERGREVVEIVDELRASPGAQRCVVIFATSDAPAVTRRNAALLATTVAEHFRDRGHRVALFVDSLTRYVRACRDLALATGELPMRAGVPASVYTSLPQLLERAGASKRGSITAFYTVLMEDEEMPDPMVEEIRSILDGHIHLSAQLAHRNHYPAIDVLRSVSRVATRVADSEHLRAAGALRTWLARLESLQTLVDLGEYRPGANALDDKAMEAKPQIEAFLQQGKGEWSSPEQTLERLHDIVG
- a CDS encoding EscR/YscR/HrcR family type III secretion system export apparatus protein, coding for MWTDMPVIGVLSFFTLLPFLVASGTCFVKFSIVFVMVRNALGLQQVPSNMTLNGAALLLSVFVMLPVATAVLDAYHANAVNFADPNSVRRFLDDGLSPYRDYLVKYADPQLTQFFARQEMSRDGADVPVDATAPSIFALLPAYALTEIKNAFTIGFYLYLPFVVVDLVVSSVLLSLGMMMMSPVTISVPIKLILFVAMDGWSLLSQGLVRQYLP